A single window of Deinococcota bacterium DNA harbors:
- a CDS encoding ABC transporter permease — translation MYALQQAMRAIRSNWIASVSTLTTMTVSLVILAGFSLISLNLNQLVLDLESELELAAYLDPEASGGALMREVASWPEVASTDFYSSEQALQFMLVDFPDLGQAAELVPNPLPPTIRLQLSDPAYTSTVAQRLRALPGVESIDDGSDAVETFLAINDALRVGGTILIAILLCSALFAIVNTIRAAISARQGEIEVMRLVGATRSFIRAPFLLEGFLLGLFSAVITLALVIPGYRLMIGRLSDNLPFVTFVSDPMLLGRVALLLTALAFLVGLVGSAISVAQYLREKA, via the coding sequence ATGTACGCATTGCAGCAGGCCATGCGCGCGATTCGCAGCAACTGGATCGCCAGCGTTTCGACCCTGACCACCATGACGGTCTCGCTGGTCATCCTGGCGGGCTTCAGCCTGATCAGCCTAAACCTCAATCAGCTCGTCTTGGACCTGGAGAGCGAGCTCGAGCTAGCCGCCTACTTAGACCCCGAAGCCAGCGGCGGCGCCCTCATGCGCGAGGTCGCCTCCTGGCCCGAAGTGGCCAGCACCGACTTCTACTCGTCCGAGCAGGCCCTGCAGTTCATGCTCGTGGACTTTCCCGACCTCGGCCAGGCCGCCGAGTTGGTGCCCAACCCGCTGCCGCCCACGATTCGCCTGCAGCTCAGCGACCCGGCGTACACGTCCACGGTCGCCCAGCGCCTCAGGGCCTTGCCCGGCGTCGAGTCGATCGACGACGGCTCGGACGCGGTCGAGACCTTTTTGGCCATCAACGACGCCCTGCGCGTGGGCGGCACCATCCTCATCGCCATTTTGCTGTGCAGCGCCCTTTTCGCCATCGTCAACACCATCCGGGCGGCCATCTCGGCGCGGCAGGGCGAGATCGAGGTGATGCGCTTAGTCGGCGCCACCCGCAGCTTTATCCGCGCGCCCTTTTTGCTCGAGGGCTTTCTGCTGGGCTTGTTCAGCGCGGTCATCACCCTGGCCCTGGTGATTCCCGGCTACCGGCTGATGATCGGCCGGCTGAGCGACAACCTGCCCTTCGTGACCTTCGTGAGCGACCCCATGCTCTTGGGCCGGGTGGCGCTGCTCTTGACCGCCTTGGCCTTTTTGGTGGGCTTGGTAGGCAGCGCCATCTCGGTCGCGCAGTACCTGAGGGAAAAGGCGTGA